The following are from one region of the Salmo trutta chromosome 22, fSalTru1.1, whole genome shotgun sequence genome:
- the LOC115158447 gene encoding RNA-binding protein 25, with translation MNWDNQLSSILSAADGSVAKMRERLTTPGNYPKGREVDLYPVREVASVSNLELPRLPPLPESSISLLPPPSSAVQWADLAAVQSQLQIQSQAIESLTQSLHDMDREKHSQQRHIQALQDEVRRLREHATERERERERERDGERRGSGMTSPEVERRMEQWRREVGRELSTLRRHITRATSQGNLEESFSSKLRREELDHLRREVDTLKTQLRRQEEDMFLQQSEARETRRQYEHSCKTLEELRDSYRNHSFDLAKTVSQYTHTEQEVRQIRITVSELKDEIRSLILRERHHTPTVTLHTAVPALAAFSRCKAVSGQKAEPDSDSEDFSPTPSLAEVSSDDLSWLDDRDTAPPLAVPRVHQSSHSAGNDLRGPGSGLDDDDLDDDDDDDGNLELGSDSPPDLSLNDL, from the exons AGCTGATGGCAGTGTTGCCAAGATGAGG GAGAGACTGACCACGCCAGGGAATTATCCAAAAGGAAGAGAAG TTGATCTCTATCCAGTCAGGGAGGTGGCTAGTGTGTCAAATTTGGAGCTCCctcgtctcccccctctccccgagtcctcaatctctctcctcccccctccctcctccgctGTGCAGTGGGCAGACCTGGCAGCCGTCCAATCACAACTACAGATCCAGAGCCAG GCCATAGAGTCTCTGACCCAAAGTCTTCATGACATGGACAGAGAGAAACACTCTCAGCAGCGCCACATACAGGCACTACAAG ACGAGGTTCGCAGGCTGCGAGAGCACgcgacggagagggagagagagcgggaacgagaaagggatggagagaggagagggtcagggaTGACGAGTCCAGAagtggagagaaggatggagcagtggaggagagaggtgggCCGTGAGCTCAGCACTCTGAGAAGGCACATCACCAGAGCCACATCGCAAGGCAACCTGGAGGAGAG TTTCAGCTCTAAGCTGCGAAGGGAGGAGTTGGATCATttgaggagagaggtggacaCACTCAAAACCCAGCTCA ggaggCAGGAGGAGGACATGTTTCTTCAGCAGTCGGAGGCCAGAGAGACGAGGAGGCAGTATGAACACAGCTGCAAG ACACTAGAGGAACTGAGAGACAGCTACAGAAACCACAGTTTTGACCTGGCCAAGACTGTttctcaatacacacacacagagcaggaggTCCGCCAGATCAg GATAACTGTATCAGAGCTGAAGGACGAGATCAGGAGTCTGATTCTCCGGGAGAGACATCACACACCTACTGTTACACTACACACAGCAG ttCCAGCATTAGCTGCCTTCTCCCGCTGTAAAGCGGTCAGTGGTCAAAAGGCGGAGCCAGACTCGGACTCTGAGGACTTCAGTCCCACCCCCAGTCTGGCTGAGGTCAGCTCTGATgacctgtcctggctggatgaTAGAGACACAG CTCCTCCTCTAGCAGTACCTCGGGTACATCAGAGCTCCCATTCTGCAGGAAATGACCTCAGAGGACCAGGAAGTGGCCTGGACGATGATGatcttgatgatgatgatgatgatgatggaaacCTGGAGTTGGGGTCAGACAGCCCCCCCGACCTCAGCCTCAATGACCTTTGA